The Daucus carota subsp. sativus chromosome 7, DH1 v3.0, whole genome shotgun sequence genome window below encodes:
- the LOC108195939 gene encoding glucan endo-1,3-beta-glucosidase 1-like: MEILVNSFGQEHNIFSSAVHNNLFFMVECSKISEYLSIMRSSFLVCLFVCSSCQASVSNGRKLQGKTWCVAQTAAPDDKLQAFLIATCERYNCKAIMPGGPCYQPANIHNHASYALDIAYRGTGVCNPDVGTPTITDPSFGSCHYP; the protein is encoded by the exons ATGGAAATTTTGGTAAATTCTTTTGGCCAGGAACACAACATATTCAGCTCCGCAGTGCATAATAACTTGTTTTTCATGGTGGAGTGCTCAAAGATTTCCGAGTACTTGAGCATAATGAGATCAA GTTTCCTCGTGTGCCTGTTTGTTTGCTCTTCCTGTCAGGCCTCTGTTTCCAATGGGCGGAAACTACAG GGGAAGACATGGTGCGTGGCTCAGACAGCAGCCCCGGATGATAAACTTCAAGCATTTTTGATAGCGACTTGTGAAAGGTACAATTGTAAGGCTATAATGCCAGGAGGCCCCTGCTATCAACCCGCGAATATACATAACCATGCTTCTTATGCTCTTGACATCGCTTATAGAGGCACTGGGGTTTGCAATCCTGATGTTGGCACCCCAACCATCACCGATCCTTCTTTCGGTAGCTGCCATTACCCATGA
- the LOC108195938 gene encoding uncharacterized protein LOC108195938, with product MDILKEELQRQRKALAEQTGGRRIFKRSELEQKKIQQLRQEERRDAEQKQLRQNPLNPNSNPNSSSSNPNSLSDPPKTRPDSSSSSKPLTDEEKIDILNLPKQEVIRRLRFLKQPITLFGEDDEARLSRMKYVLKAGLFEVDDDMTEGQTNDFLRDIVELKKRQKMGNMGDRKRKVSREERSEDNDGGGGDDEEDLSGGDDEENDRDLKRMRSDFEELCDEDKILVFFKRLLIEWKQELQAMTDMEKRTAKGKSTVATFQQCARYLNPLFKFCRKKILQDDIRQALMLMVNCCKKRDYLAAMDHYIRMAIGNAPWPIGVTMVGIHERSAREKIHTNSVAHIMNDETTRKYLQSVKRLMTFCQRRYPTMPSKAVEFNSLANGSDLQSLLAEERGDMGSEPDEERLRLMAPPSEK from the exons ATGGACATCTTAAAGGAAGAGTTACAAAGGCAGAGAAAGGCCTTAGCGGAGCAGACCGGAGGCAGACGGATCTTCAAACGCTCCGAACTCGAACAAAAAAAGATCCAACAGCTCCGTCAAGAAGAACGTCGCGAcgctgagcaaaaacaactccgTCAGAACCCCCTAAATCCTAATTCCAACCCTAATTCGTCTTCCTCTAACCCTAATTCCCTTTCCGACCCGCCCAAAACCCGACCCGACTCCTCCTCCTCTTCCAAGCCACTAACCGATGAGGAAAAAATCGACATTCTTAATTTACCGAAGCAGGAGGTGATTCGTCGATTACGCTTTCTAAAACAGCCGATCACGTTGTTTGGAGAAGACGATGAGGCGAGGCTGAGCCGGATGAAGTATGTGTTGAAGGCGGGGTTGTTTGAGGTGGATGATGATATGACGGAGGGGCAGACGAATGATTTTTTACGAGATATTGTTGAGTTGAAGAAGCGGCAGAAGATGGGGAATATGGGGGATAGGAAGAGGAAAGTGTCGAGGGAGGAGCGGAGTGAGGATAATGACGGTGGAGGCGGGGATGATGAGGAGGATTTGAGTGGTGGTGATGATGAGGAGAATGATCGGGATTTGAAGAGGATGAGGAGTGATTTTGAGGAGCTGTGTGATGAGGATAAGATTCTTGTGTTTTTTAAGAGGTTGTTGATTGAGTGGAAACAGGAGTTGCAGGCAATGACGGATATGGAGAAGAGGACGGCTAAAGGGAAGAGTACGGTTGCTACGTTTCAGCAGTGTGCGCGGTATTTGAATCCGTTGTTTAAGTTCTGTAGGAAGAAG ATTCTTCAGGATGATATTCGGCAAGCATTGATGTTGATGGTTAACTGCTGCAAAAAGCGGGACTACCTAGCTGCAATGGATCATTATATCAGAATGGCCATTGGTAATGCACCTTGGCCTATTGGTGTTACTATGGTTGGTATTCACGAGCGTTCAGCTCGTGAGAAGATTCACACCAACAGTGTAGCACACATTATGAACGATGAGACAACACGAAAATATCTGCAGTCGGTAAAAAGATTGATGACATTCTGTCAGAGGCGATATCCTACAATGCCTTCTAAAGCAGTTGAGTTTAACAGCTTGGCAAATGGCAGTGATCTGCAATCGCTGTTGGCTGAGGAGAGAGGCGACATGGGCAGTGAACCTGATGAGGAAAGGCTTCGGCTGATGGCTCCTCcaagtgaaaaataa